Proteins encoded in a region of the Malaciobacter mytili LMG 24559 genome:
- a CDS encoding HyaD/HybD family hydrogenase maturation endopeptidase has product MKNIVIGVGNLLFKDEGVGIYASKYIEENYKFEGNLEIIDGGTLGFKLMSYFQDYDNVIILDTVSIEDKVGGIYRLPSDVLLGLGNYRKTAHEVEIVEMLEICSVLKKHAQVTIIGIIPQDIEKVEIGLTNEIEQAFEGFINTAITEIESIGVKAFKINNKSIKDIAQGLIGSYNGEHLSRVPNEEDIRYANVL; this is encoded by the coding sequence ATGAAAAATATTGTGATTGGGGTAGGGAATCTACTTTTTAAAGATGAAGGTGTAGGTATTTATGCATCAAAATATATTGAAGAAAATTATAAGTTTGAAGGCAATTTAGAGATTATTGATGGTGGAACATTAGGGTTTAAACTAATGAGTTATTTTCAAGATTACGATAATGTAATTATTTTAGATACAGTTTCTATTGAAGATAAAGTAGGGGGGATATATAGACTTCCTTCTGATGTTTTATTAGGCTTAGGTAATTATAGAAAAACAGCCCATGAAGTTGAGATTGTTGAGATGTTAGAAATTTGTTCTGTTTTAAAAAAACATGCTCAAGTTACTATTATAGGTATTATCCCTCAAGATATTGAAAAAGTTGAAATTGGTTTAACAAATGAGATTGAACAAGCCTTTGAAGGTTTTATAAATACTGCAATAACTGAAATAGAATCAATTGGAGTAAAAGCTTTTAAAATTAATAATAAATCAATAAAAGATATTGCACAAGGACTTATTGGAAGTTATAATGGGGAACATTTAAGTAGAGTACCAAATGAAGAGGATATTAGATATGCAAATGTTTTATAA